The genomic stretch AATGGCGCGAGGGGGATTGGCGCATTTGCAGAAGATCCACGCACCTTGAATGGCGAGCTGGCGACCGCTCGGAAGCCCGAACGCTGGGTAGGCGTCATTGACTAGGTAGCCCATGGATTTGCAGGCTGGGCAAGTTGCCAGATCCCCTTCCGCAGCCACCTCTTTGCCGTGGAACCGCATCCTGCCGGTGGCAGTTATGACGCCACCCGTCGTTGTTAAATCACCATGCCTGAGGCCGGGGCGCATGTATTCCATGATCGGCCCCCTCAGATCACGCTGTCGGTCGCCGGCTCCGGACGGTATGCCGGGTCAAGCAGGCCGATGATGGGCGCGTCCGCCGGTTCATCGAAAGTTAGGGCCATGATTGGCGATGAAACAAGGGTGCCGCCGTTGCTTAGTGGGCTGCCAATGATGGCAGCAGGCCGGTCATCGCCCACTAGTGCAATGCCTGCACCCGCAGTAATGACGGCCGTGCTGCCGTCTGGGTAGACAGCTTCATCGCCTACAAGCAAGAGCGTGGGTCCGCTATCTCGGATGCTGCAGGAGCCCTGAATGATCTCGCCGCCGTTGGCTTTCTTCGCGCCGTTGAACGCCGCGACGTAGACCTTGCCGGATTGTGTGTTTTGCATCTGCCATCTCCACATGAGAGCACTTCGCTGAAGTGCTCCATTGGAGCGGCGCCATGCGCTGAATCTCAATCAGACAATTCCAATTCGTTGAATGTTTGAACTCAGCGCAGAGGGCATGCTGATCAGAGGGCGGCTAGTTGAGCTTTAACACATGCGATGTGCTGGTGTGTGCTGGCAAATGCTGAGCACCGATAAGTTCGACCGCAAATGGAAACGCCCTGAACAATTCAGGGCGTTTCTGTGCAACAAGGTTTCGCAGGACGTTATCCCAACAACGCATCCGCAAATTCCCGCGCCGAAAACGGCTGCAGATCCTCCACTTGCTCGCCCACGCCGATGAAGTAGACCGGCACCGGCCGCTGCCGCGCAATCGCGGCCAGGATGCCGCCCTTGGCCGTGCCGTCCAGCTTGGTGACGATCAGGCCCGTGAGGCCAAGCGCTTCATCAAAGGCTTTGACTTGCGCAAGGGCGTTCTGCCCCGTGTTGCCGTCGATCACCAGCAGCGTTTCGTGCGGCGCCGTGGCCATCGCCTTGGCGGTCACGCGGCGCACTTTCTTCAGCTCTTCCATCAGGTGCAGCTGCGTCGGCAGGCGGCCGGCGGTGTCGGCCATGACGATGTCGATGCCGCGTGCGCGAGCGGCATTCACTGCATCGAAGATCACGGCGGCGGGGTCGCCCGATTCCTGCGCCACGACCGTGACGTTGTTGCGCTGACCCCAGATCACGAGTTGCTCGCGCGCGGCGGCACGGAACGTGTCACCCGCGGCCAGCAGCACCGATTGACCGTACGTCTGGAAGTGCTTGCACAGCTTGCCGATGCTGGTCGTCTTGCCGGCGCCGTTCACGCCCGCGATCATGATCACCATCGGCTGT from Ralstonia pickettii encodes the following:
- a CDS encoding PAAR domain-containing protein → MQNTQSGKVYVAAFNGAKKANGGEIIQGSCSIRDSGPTLLLVGDEAVYPDGSTAVITAGAGIALVGDDRPAAIIGSPLSNGGTLVSSPIMALTFDEPADAPIIGLLDPAYRPEPATDSVI
- the ftsY gene encoding signal recognition particle-docking protein FtsY, whose amino-acid sequence is MFSFWKKRKAEPQPAAEPTPAAALEAAQAPAPAAIPGAIPGATPAPIPAPVAAPQPVSAPAPAPAPVAAPAHVAVPDAPAAQPALDVQAGDVETVPTPAVIEQARKGWMSRLRSGLSKTSKGLTTLFVGVKVDEALFEELETALLMADAGVDATEYLLAELRRRIKAQRIETSEGVKTALRDLLVELLHPLEKTMVLGREQPMVIMIAGVNGAGKTTSIGKLCKHFQTYGQSVLLAAGDTFRAAAREQLVIWGQRNNVTVVAQESGDPAAVIFDAVNAARARGIDIVMADTAGRLPTQLHLMEELKKVRRVTAKAMATAPHETLLVIDGNTGQNALAQVKAFDEALGLTGLIVTKLDGTAKGGILAAIARQRPVPVYFIGVGEQVEDLQPFSAREFADALLG